A window of the Ammoniphilus oxalaticus genome harbors these coding sequences:
- a CDS encoding AEC family transporter, whose product MWLLFQELSILYAICLIGFIAKRAKLLTQHADQVLTQLILSITLPALIVYAMNFSFGGDDWLAFGQLIFLSAYALGIAIMLAWLLNRLTSIEQEKLGIYQSLIIFGNQGFIGFALCYILFAEIGIAYAAVFNLIYLILIWTYCPYLIGRNKTTFTWKHMLFNPGIIATFVGFVCCLLPAPLPTPLLSLLEQIGKMTIPLSMLLIGGLLANLAWKELGRYARDKWIWTASFAKLIVIPLCLFPMLLLPFPFTVIAIATLITASPSAPTTSLFAQKYSGDIYFASAGVFLSTALAGITIPLIYLLLLWLR is encoded by the coding sequence ATGTGGCTATTGTTTCAAGAGCTGTCGATTCTTTATGCCATTTGCTTGATTGGTTTTATCGCTAAGCGAGCCAAGTTGTTAACTCAACACGCTGACCAAGTTCTCACTCAACTGATTCTATCGATCACACTGCCGGCGCTGATCGTGTATGCCATGAACTTCTCCTTTGGCGGAGATGACTGGCTTGCTTTTGGACAATTAATCTTCTTATCGGCATACGCGCTAGGGATCGCCATTATGCTCGCTTGGCTGTTGAACAGACTCACAAGCATCGAACAGGAAAAATTGGGGATCTATCAATCGCTCATTATTTTTGGCAATCAAGGATTTATCGGGTTTGCGCTCTGCTATATTCTATTTGCTGAAATCGGAATCGCTTATGCCGCTGTGTTCAATTTAATCTACCTTATTCTTATTTGGACGTATTGTCCCTATTTAATAGGAAGAAACAAGACTACATTCACGTGGAAACACATGCTGTTCAATCCGGGGATCATCGCAACGTTCGTCGGGTTCGTCTGCTGTTTGCTGCCAGCGCCATTACCGACGCCATTGCTGTCCTTACTGGAGCAGATTGGAAAAATGACAATTCCACTGTCGATGTTGTTAATCGGCGGCCTATTGGCTAACCTTGCGTGGAAGGAATTGGGCCGCTATGCTCGCGACAAATGGATTTGGACCGCAAGTTTCGCTAAGCTGATTGTCATTCCGCTGTGCTTGTTTCCAATGTTGCTGCTGCCGTTTCCGTTTACTGTAATCGCCATCGCCACGCTAATCACCGCCAGCCCAAGCGCCCCAACCACCTCTCTTTTTGCGCAAAAATATAGCGGGGATATCTACTTCGCTTCGGCAGGTGTGTTCCTCTCAACCGCGCTGGCTGGCATCACCATTCCGCTAATTTATTTGTTGTTGCTTTGGTTGCGTTAA
- a CDS encoding ABC transporter permease, with protein MVSKSMMEEWVYLWKNKRLLVILLLVPFVFTVLFGAAYSEGKLHSLPTVYFDEDQSALSRQVIQAFQASETFEIVAPVHSEAELSERIQQGQATLGIVLPSGMEKRVRRGETGQLLTFVDGSNLAVVNSALQGANEVVQTISGGIAIKRMEAKGIDQDTLFSLRSGYRMLYNPTLHYGIFMPLGLVSAAIQQALMLGIALCIVRHREKGNAGVFVERLSEVGVVRWLYAKSMPYFLIGIIQFGLCFALLINKYHFPFVGQAGWMLVLSIVFMVSLLGLGLLVSAFTPDRLQATQISMLIALLSFPLSGYTWPFIAMPDALVFVGRLMPLTYFLHGVQEIALKGHGWAALQSDLIALGLISAVTFSLTAFRLFRQKAMQKKSEASNELPELENSFQSTI; from the coding sequence ATGGTGTCTAAATCGATGATGGAAGAATGGGTGTATTTGTGGAAAAATAAACGGTTGTTGGTGATTCTGTTGCTCGTTCCGTTCGTGTTTACCGTGTTGTTTGGCGCCGCTTATAGTGAGGGGAAACTCCATTCATTGCCGACCGTTTATTTTGATGAAGACCAATCGGCGTTGAGTCGGCAGGTCATCCAAGCTTTTCAAGCGTCGGAAACGTTTGAAATTGTCGCGCCGGTTCATTCTGAAGCGGAATTGAGCGAACGAATTCAGCAAGGACAAGCGACGCTTGGTATTGTGTTACCATCGGGAATGGAGAAAAGAGTGAGGCGCGGTGAAACGGGGCAATTGCTAACCTTTGTGGACGGGAGTAACCTAGCTGTTGTAAACAGCGCTTTGCAAGGGGCGAATGAAGTTGTTCAGACGATTTCAGGCGGGATCGCGATCAAGCGGATGGAAGCGAAAGGAATCGACCAGGATACGCTATTTAGCCTCCGTTCAGGTTACCGCATGCTCTATAACCCGACGCTTCATTACGGAATTTTCATGCCATTAGGGTTAGTTAGCGCGGCGATTCAACAAGCGCTGATGCTTGGGATTGCGTTATGCATCGTTCGACATCGTGAAAAAGGAAATGCGGGTGTGTTTGTTGAACGGTTAAGCGAGGTCGGGGTTGTCCGCTGGTTATACGCAAAAAGTATGCCCTACTTTCTGATTGGCATCATTCAATTCGGGCTCTGCTTTGCCCTTTTAATCAACAAATATCATTTCCCATTTGTCGGTCAAGCGGGTTGGATGCTCGTTCTATCGATCGTGTTCATGGTTAGCTTACTCGGGTTAGGGCTGCTTGTGTCCGCCTTTACGCCCGATCGATTGCAAGCGACGCAAATTTCGATGTTAATCGCGTTATTATCGTTTCCTTTATCAGGTTATACGTGGCCGTTTATCGCGATGCCGGATGCCCTCGTGTTTGTCGGACGGTTGATGCCGTTAACGTACTTTCTGCATGGGGTTCAGGAAATCGCGTTGAAAGGACACGGCTGGGCAGCGCTTCAGTCTGATTTAATTGCGTTAGGGCTAATTAGCGCAGTCACATTCTCGTTAACCGCGTTTCGGTTATTTAGGCAGAAGGCGATGCAGAAAAAATCAGAAGCGAGCAATGAGTTACCTGAATTAGAAAACTCTTTTCAGAGTACGATCTAA
- a CDS encoding ABC transporter permease → MKIGEMVIQEWRNLLKDRRLFAILLLLPLGYMFLFGHLYSQDKVRNIPLLYIDQDNSGLSEQIIQGLAASETFSLAGTAHSEQELIDRVAAGEAYAGLIIPNQLSQKVTQNRQGELLTVIDGSNLIIANRVISGLNEVTQTYSQGITMKKLEAKGVDPQSRVAIQMGYRTLFNPGNSYSIYLLLGLMGTVLQSVTMLGMTLSLTGDKEQGQGPFVEKTFVQSLKYLYAKAVPYFLIGLFNAIVAAAVLTQVFQVPFAGVIWLLIPLAVAYMLSLIGFSFLVASVSQTKLQATQLTMLLVYPSFFLSGFSWPFTSMPQWVSAIGKMLPISPFLHGIRELAIKGNPWSFIVADVTRLALFASVTLLISLGPGLVERRKRYGV, encoded by the coding sequence ATGAAAATAGGAGAAATGGTGATCCAAGAGTGGAGAAATTTATTAAAAGATCGCAGGTTGTTCGCCATTTTGCTCCTGTTGCCGTTGGGGTACATGTTCTTATTCGGTCATTTATACAGTCAAGATAAGGTTCGAAACATCCCGCTGCTCTATATCGATCAGGATAACAGCGGACTAAGCGAGCAAATCATTCAAGGGTTGGCGGCCTCCGAAACATTTTCATTGGCGGGAACAGCCCATTCTGAACAAGAACTGATCGATCGCGTCGCGGCGGGAGAAGCCTACGCGGGTCTGATTATTCCGAATCAACTGTCGCAAAAGGTGACGCAAAATAGGCAAGGCGAGCTGTTAACGGTGATCGACGGCAGCAATTTAATTATCGCGAACCGTGTCATCAGCGGCTTAAATGAAGTCACGCAGACGTATTCGCAAGGGATTACAATGAAAAAGTTGGAGGCGAAGGGGGTCGATCCGCAAAGCCGCGTCGCAATCCAAATGGGCTACCGAACGTTATTTAATCCAGGCAACAGTTATTCGATCTATTTGCTGCTCGGCTTGATGGGCACGGTCTTGCAATCGGTCACGATGCTCGGAATGACGTTGAGTTTAACGGGTGATAAGGAACAAGGGCAAGGTCCTTTCGTTGAGAAAACGTTCGTTCAATCGCTTAAATATCTTTACGCGAAAGCGGTCCCGTACTTTTTGATCGGTCTGTTTAACGCGATCGTCGCCGCTGCCGTATTGACGCAAGTGTTTCAAGTTCCGTTCGCCGGTGTGATTTGGTTATTGATTCCGTTAGCCGTCGCTTATATGTTGAGTTTGATCGGGTTTAGCTTCCTTGTTGCCAGCGTAAGTCAAACGAAACTGCAGGCGACCCAGCTGACGATGTTGCTCGTTTATCCGTCTTTTTTCTTGTCTGGATTTTCATGGCCCTTTACTTCAATGCCGCAATGGGTGAGCGCCATCGGGAAGATGTTGCCGATTTCTCCTTTTTTGCATGGGATTCGGGAATTGGCGATCAAGGGCAATCCCTGGTCGTTTATCGTCGCGGATGTTACGCGCTTAGCGCTGTTTGCAAGCGTGACCCTGCTCATCTCATTGGGGCCAGGGCTTGTTGAAAGGCGGAAACGGTATGGTGTCTAA
- a CDS encoding Tad domain-containing protein, protein MMKRLRQEKGSVMLFTLALLGVMTLLFAVMLNLVKMYTEKQHASNAAEQASLAVTAEIYRIVKEGIDEADSLGLLCSADLLPWPKSMNEQIQEKKNQIAGISSNAEWSEQELYRAAVNEVLPSKLQDPNYICLKEIIERKLWDERSQVKYAAEKLIEAAGAKWTETEIALDKYRVEVKTAREYRAFKYDGWVPENKRNIYQVGKGPHMEFFKYVTWPL, encoded by the coding sequence ATGATGAAGCGGCTCCGACAAGAAAAAGGCAGTGTGATGTTGTTCACTTTAGCGTTGCTGGGCGTCATGACATTGCTATTTGCCGTCATGCTGAACTTGGTAAAAATGTATACAGAAAAACAACATGCTTCCAATGCGGCTGAGCAAGCGAGTCTTGCAGTCACTGCTGAAATATATCGGATTGTAAAAGAGGGAATCGACGAGGCGGATAGTTTAGGCTTGCTTTGCAGCGCAGATTTGCTGCCATGGCCAAAGTCGATGAATGAACAGATCCAGGAGAAAAAGAATCAGATCGCTGGGATCAGTTCAAATGCGGAATGGAGCGAACAGGAATTGTATCGAGCCGCGGTGAATGAAGTATTGCCGAGCAAGCTGCAAGATCCCAACTATATTTGCCTGAAAGAAATCATAGAGCGGAAACTCTGGGATGAGAGGTCTCAGGTTAAATATGCCGCAGAAAAATTAATCGAAGCCGCGGGCGCGAAGTGGACAGAGACGGAAATTGCGTTGGATAAATACAGAGTCGAAGTGAAAACAGCGCGTGAGTATCGCGCGTTTAAATACGATGGTTGGGTGCCCGAGAACAAGAGAAACATTTATCAAGTCGGGAAAGGCCCACACATGGAATTTTTCAAATACGTGACGTGGCCATTGTAG
- a CDS encoding Na(+)/H(+) antiporter subunit C, with the protein MELLMSVAIGILFSVGTYLILSRSILRIILGTGIMSHGSHLLILTMGGLKRGAAPLLSEQATVFTDPLPQALILTSIVISFGVTGFFFVLAYRSYRELGTDDMDELRGEEHE; encoded by the coding sequence ATGGAATTATTAATGTCAGTCGCGATCGGAATCTTATTTTCGGTCGGTACTTACCTCATTTTAAGTCGGAGTATTTTGCGGATTATTTTAGGAACAGGGATTATGAGTCACGGTTCTCACCTGTTGATTTTAACGATGGGCGGATTAAAAAGAGGGGCGGCCCCGTTGCTAAGCGAACAGGCGACGGTGTTTACCGACCCGCTCCCGCAAGCGTTGATTTTGACATCGATCGTGATCAGTTTTGGCGTAACGGGATTTTTCTTTGTATTGGCTTATCGTTCTTATCGGGAACTTGGAACCGATGATATGGACGAATTGAGGGGGGAAGAACATGAATAA
- a CDS encoding Na+/H+ antiporter subunit A: MDLLHLVIMAPFIYAGFVPFLYKEGRQIHTGWLVVMLPIVLFSTFARMIPTIANGETVQKDLAWIPSLGINFTVYVDGLALLFSLLITGIGALVVLYSIYYLSKETEALDYFYVYLLLFMGSMLGVVLSDNLGVMYVFWELTSMASFLLIAFWHDREKSRYGAQKSLLITVFGGFSMLAGIVLLQQITGTFSVREIIGQGDSITTHAMFLPAMVLLLIGAFTKSAQFPFHIWLPDAMEAPTPVSAYLHSATMVKAGIYLVARLSPIFAGQAVWFWLVAGFGIATLFWGSFNAVKQTDLKAILAFSTISQLGLIMCLLGLGSAAVYFGLEGNNVLYTTATLAAVFHLINHATFKGSLFMIVGIIDHETGTRDIRQLGGLMSLMPITFTIALLGAASMAGLPPLNGFLSKEMFFTGVLEASQLSLFNMQTWGILFPVLAWLGSVFTFVYCAILVFKTFRGKFQPDKLEKTPREAPFGMLLAPLILVALVVIFGLFPNMLASSLIGPALASILPQLLSPGEIFEAQLSLWHGFTPELWMTIGVIAVGTLLYLSLPKWIGLYRLFPQKLALNQAYDQMLIGLERRANQVMRLHMTGLVRDYLVYIFGFVIIIVGSTLFLSNGFVFETDHAAPIGVYEAVLAVVMVIAACVVIFSKTRLTAILATGSVGYMMALFFVLFRAPDLALTQLIVETVSVALFLLCFFHLPKLKKEGSSLSFKLTNLLISLGVGLVVTLVAFASFGTNGFEPISTHFLETSYKEAGGLNVVNVILVDFRGFDTLFEIVVLGMAALGVYVLIKLRLAKGDEP, encoded by the coding sequence GTGGACTTGTTACATCTGGTGATCATGGCCCCCTTTATTTACGCGGGCTTTGTCCCATTTTTGTACAAAGAGGGGAGGCAAATCCATACAGGTTGGCTCGTGGTGATGTTGCCAATTGTGTTGTTTTCAACTTTTGCGCGGATGATTCCGACGATAGCGAATGGGGAGACGGTCCAAAAAGACCTTGCTTGGATTCCTTCATTAGGGATTAATTTCACCGTATACGTTGATGGACTGGCCTTGTTGTTCAGTTTGCTCATTACAGGGATCGGCGCTTTGGTTGTGCTCTATTCTATTTATTATTTATCAAAAGAGACCGAAGCGCTCGATTATTTCTATGTTTATTTGCTGCTGTTTATGGGGTCGATGCTCGGTGTTGTTTTATCCGATAATTTGGGTGTCATGTATGTGTTTTGGGAATTAACGAGCATGGCTTCCTTCTTGCTCATTGCGTTTTGGCATGATCGGGAAAAATCGCGCTATGGGGCCCAAAAATCGTTATTGATTACCGTCTTCGGCGGCTTTTCGATGTTGGCTGGGATCGTCCTTTTACAACAAATCACGGGTACGTTTAGTGTTCGTGAAATCATCGGGCAAGGGGACTCCATCACAACACACGCGATGTTCCTGCCCGCGATGGTGTTGCTGTTAATCGGAGCCTTTACGAAATCGGCCCAGTTTCCGTTCCATATTTGGTTGCCGGACGCGATGGAAGCCCCAACACCGGTGAGCGCTTATTTGCACTCGGCGACGATGGTCAAAGCCGGAATCTACCTCGTCGCTCGGCTTAGTCCTATCTTCGCGGGACAGGCAGTTTGGTTTTGGCTCGTCGCTGGGTTCGGAATCGCGACCCTGTTTTGGGGATCATTCAATGCGGTCAAGCAAACGGATTTAAAAGCAATTCTCGCTTTTTCCACGATCAGCCAATTAGGCCTGATCATGTGCTTGCTCGGACTTGGCTCAGCCGCTGTCTACTTCGGTCTAGAGGGGAATAACGTTCTTTATACAACAGCGACGTTGGCCGCTGTCTTTCATCTGATTAACCATGCCACGTTTAAAGGGAGTTTGTTTATGATCGTCGGTATTATCGACCACGAAACAGGCACGCGCGATATTCGTCAGCTCGGAGGATTGATGAGCCTGATGCCGATTACGTTCACGATTGCCTTGCTCGGCGCCGCTTCGATGGCAGGGTTGCCGCCCTTAAACGGCTTTTTGAGTAAAGAGATGTTTTTTACGGGTGTGCTCGAGGCCAGTCAGCTCTCGTTGTTTAACATGCAAACGTGGGGCATTTTGTTCCCAGTTTTGGCCTGGCTCGGCAGTGTGTTCACTTTTGTGTATTGCGCGATCCTCGTGTTTAAAACATTCAGGGGAAAATTCCAGCCTGATAAATTAGAAAAGACGCCGCGGGAAGCGCCGTTTGGGATGTTGCTGGCCCCGCTCATTTTGGTCGCTCTCGTCGTCATTTTTGGATTGTTCCCTAATATGCTGGCATCCAGCTTGATCGGGCCCGCGCTGGCTTCCATTTTGCCGCAATTGCTTTCGCCTGGTGAAATTTTTGAGGCGCAACTTTCGCTTTGGCACGGCTTCACTCCTGAATTGTGGATGACCATCGGTGTAATCGCCGTTGGAACGTTGTTGTATTTGAGCTTGCCAAAGTGGATTGGCTTGTATCGCCTGTTTCCCCAAAAGCTCGCGCTGAACCAAGCCTATGATCAAATGTTAATCGGATTGGAACGACGCGCGAATCAGGTGATGCGGCTACACATGACAGGGCTCGTTCGCGATTATTTGGTGTACATCTTTGGGTTTGTGATCATCATCGTGGGGTCCACCTTGTTCTTGTCAAACGGGTTTGTGTTTGAAACAGACCACGCGGCGCCAATTGGGGTGTATGAGGCGGTGTTAGCGGTCGTGATGGTGATTGCCGCTTGCGTTGTTATTTTCTCGAAAACACGGTTGACCGCGATTTTAGCGACAGGTTCGGTCGGATACATGATGGCTTTGTTCTTCGTACTCTTTCGGGCCCCGGATTTGGCTTTAACGCAATTGATCGTGGAAACGGTTTCGGTCGCTTTGTTTTTACTCTGCTTTTTCCATTTGCCTAAACTTAAAAAAGAGGGATCGTCACTGTCATTTAAACTGACCAATCTGCTCATCTCGCTTGGTGTGGGACTCGTTGTGACGCTCGTCGCGTTCGCTTCGTTTGGGACAAACGGGTTCGAGCCGATTTCTACACATTTTTTGGAAACCAGTTATAAGGAAGCGGGCGGGCTGAACGTCGTCAACGTGATTCTCGTCGATTTTAGGGGATTCGATACGTTGTTTGAAATCGTCGTGTTGGGGATGGCGGCGCTCGGGGTGTATGTGTTGATTAAGCTGCGGCTGGCAAAGGGGGATGAACCATGA
- a CDS encoding cytochrome P450, whose translation MMEMNQEQDTGTQTGGMIPPKELLQATDAYEWFKEMRKVSPVRYDEERQTWDVFCYEGAQKTLTDYKTFSSQMGGGEISLLGMDPPKHKLYRSIVAQAFTPISIEKMEPRIEQIARELLSARVARGEMDIIADLAFPLPVIVIAEMLGVPAEDRELFKKWSDALVADVDIAKGQTAMELLERKQKVAEDLYHYFGSVVEEHRKHPKDDLISALLQARIEEQSLDEQALLSFCLLLLVAGNETTTNLIGNAMLTFLERPQLMEKLRADRSLLPTAIEEVLRFRSPVQSLSRRVTTDTVLNGQQLKAGDRVIIWLGSANRDERQFENADQFMYKRHPNRHIAFGHGIHFCLGAALARLEARVALHTLLQQAPTMALRDSSTIQPLQSTFVYGYPAIPVTFNPYV comes from the coding sequence ATGATGGAGATGAATCAGGAACAAGATACAGGAACACAGACGGGAGGTATGATTCCCCCAAAAGAGTTGCTGCAAGCGACGGATGCTTATGAATGGTTTAAAGAGATGCGTAAAGTGTCTCCTGTTCGTTATGACGAGGAGCGGCAGACGTGGGATGTTTTCTGCTATGAAGGCGCCCAAAAAACGTTGACGGATTACAAAACATTTTCTTCGCAGATGGGCGGCGGGGAGATTAGCTTACTTGGGATGGATCCCCCAAAACATAAGTTATACCGATCGATTGTTGCCCAAGCTTTTACACCGATTTCGATCGAAAAGATGGAACCGCGCATTGAACAAATTGCCCGAGAGTTGTTAAGCGCCCGTGTTGCTCGGGGGGAAATGGATATCATCGCTGACCTCGCTTTTCCGCTGCCTGTCATAGTGATTGCGGAAATGCTGGGTGTCCCGGCGGAAGATCGAGAGTTGTTTAAGAAGTGGTCTGATGCGTTAGTCGCGGATGTGGATATTGCCAAAGGACAAACGGCGATGGAATTGTTGGAACGGAAACAAAAAGTGGCTGAGGACTTGTATCACTATTTCGGCTCGGTCGTCGAAGAACATCGCAAACACCCGAAAGATGATTTGATCTCCGCTTTACTCCAGGCGCGAATTGAAGAGCAATCGCTTGATGAGCAAGCATTGCTTAGCTTTTGCTTGTTATTGCTCGTTGCTGGGAATGAAACGACGACAAATTTAATCGGAAATGCGATGCTTACTTTTTTAGAACGACCGCAACTGATGGAAAAGTTGCGCGCGGATCGCAGTCTGCTACCGACCGCAATCGAAGAAGTATTGAGATTTCGCTCCCCCGTGCAAAGTTTAAGTCGTCGCGTCACAACGGACACCGTTCTGAATGGCCAACAGCTGAAGGCGGGGGATCGCGTCATCATTTGGCTCGGTTCGGCGAATCGGGATGAACGTCAATTTGAAAATGCCGATCAATTTATGTACAAACGGCATCCGAACAGACATATCGCCTTTGGACATGGCATTCATTTTTGTTTAGGGGCGGCTTTGGCTCGTTTGGAAGCGCGGGTTGCGTTGCACACGCTATTGCAACAAGCGCCAACGATGGCGCTGCGCGATTCTTCTACTATTCAACCGTTGCAAAGTACGTTTGTGTACGGCTATCCAGCGATCCCTGTGACCTTTAATCCTTATGTTTAA
- a CDS encoding TetR/AcrR family transcriptional regulator, with amino-acid sequence MARSTQDLIYYGAIEAFSGKGFSETTMDDIAEQAGVAKGTLYYNFKNKEALFSYVMRRGIEKLTEEIGEAIERAAGEPSKWAKIVAAQLDYFEEHRSFFRLLMQNVWGPANLSGQLTPQELLKDYFRKLDEALADDQFRSVIDSELDVQTVSGALFGMVTMPAFRAVLRDQQINEPARVTSITHIVLRSLQRGETN; translated from the coding sequence ATGGCGCGCAGCACACAGGATTTAATTTACTATGGCGCGATTGAAGCCTTTTCGGGAAAAGGTTTTAGCGAAACGACGATGGATGATATTGCTGAACAGGCTGGAGTCGCGAAGGGCACGCTTTACTACAATTTTAAAAATAAAGAGGCCTTGTTCAGTTATGTAATGAGGAGAGGGATTGAGAAATTAACGGAGGAAATTGGGGAAGCGATCGAGCGAGCGGCGGGAGAACCGAGCAAATGGGCCAAAATTGTCGCAGCGCAGCTTGATTATTTTGAAGAGCACCGTTCGTTCTTTCGGTTGCTGATGCAAAACGTGTGGGGCCCAGCGAATTTGTCGGGACAACTCACGCCGCAGGAATTGCTTAAAGATTATTTTCGAAAGCTGGATGAAGCTCTGGCTGACGACCAGTTTCGTTCGGTTATCGATTCGGAATTAGATGTACAAACGGTGTCAGGGGCGCTCTTTGGGATGGTGACGATGCCCGCGTTTCGGGCGGTCCTGCGCGATCAACAGATCAATGAGCCCGCAAGAGTAACGTCGATTACACACATTGTCTTGCGTTCGTTGCAAAGGGGAGAAACAAATTGA
- a CDS encoding HlyD family secretion protein: protein MNLKRWLISLGALLSVALIFGFVFKPAASSKEQPSSFSGIVEQEEYQLSFKIGGRVGGLSVEEGQAVKQGDVIGYLEKGEWQNKVDQAQAAVALAEANVNKAVTGVGVVDKATAAKVEQAQAALKTAEAQVTALKNGVRPEQLKQLEAKVTATEKGYRHAEEMLGKMQQLFEAGAIPQTQKDETELALEKAKAEYEVAQKELEMARAGARQEDLDKATYQAEQARGALHEALSGKGQVQLSSDDIQIAKGQLAQAQATLEETLTYLSYTELRAPVDGIVVRKNVKAGEMVSEGFTAITLAQPDAKSVKFFVPENQLKGLQTGQQINLSVPAIEVQTSGIVESVNPAPQFAVQKATNHLNETDVRSFEVRVKITEHTEQILAGMTAVWQGDQPE, encoded by the coding sequence TTGAATCTAAAAAGATGGTTAATTAGTTTGGGCGCGTTGCTTAGTGTCGCATTGATTTTCGGGTTTGTCTTTAAACCTGCGGCATCATCGAAGGAACAACCGAGCTCATTTAGCGGGATTGTGGAGCAGGAGGAATACCAATTGAGCTTCAAGATCGGCGGACGCGTCGGCGGACTGTCGGTTGAGGAGGGGCAAGCCGTCAAACAAGGGGACGTAATCGGTTATTTGGAAAAAGGTGAATGGCAAAACAAAGTCGATCAAGCCCAGGCAGCCGTTGCGCTTGCTGAAGCGAATGTGAATAAGGCGGTAACAGGTGTCGGCGTGGTCGACAAAGCGACGGCAGCAAAAGTTGAACAGGCCCAAGCCGCCTTGAAAACAGCGGAAGCGCAAGTGACAGCGTTAAAAAATGGGGTTCGGCCTGAACAATTGAAACAACTGGAAGCCAAGGTGACAGCCACGGAAAAGGGGTATCGTCACGCGGAGGAGATGCTCGGAAAAATGCAACAGCTTTTTGAAGCGGGGGCGATCCCACAAACGCAAAAAGATGAAACAGAGCTCGCTTTAGAAAAAGCGAAAGCGGAATATGAAGTCGCCCAAAAAGAATTGGAAATGGCCCGGGCAGGGGCTCGTCAGGAAGATCTCGACAAGGCGACATATCAGGCGGAACAAGCGCGTGGAGCGTTGCATGAGGCGCTCAGTGGCAAAGGACAAGTTCAACTTTCCAGCGACGATATCCAGATTGCCAAAGGACAGCTTGCCCAGGCGCAGGCGACATTAGAAGAGACGTTAACGTATTTGTCATATACCGAATTACGAGCGCCCGTCGATGGAATTGTTGTTCGCAAAAATGTAAAAGCGGGCGAAATGGTCAGCGAGGGTTTTACCGCGATTACGTTGGCTCAACCCGATGCAAAATCGGTTAAGTTTTTCGTTCCTGAAAATCAGTTGAAAGGGTTGCAGACAGGACAGCAGATCAACTTATCCGTTCCAGCGATCGAGGTCCAAACGTCTGGCATCGTGGAATCAGTGAATCCCGCTCCACAATTTGCCGTTCAAAAAGCGACAAACCATTTGAATGAAACCGATGTGCGTTCGTTTGAAGTTAGGGTGAAAATCACAGAACATACGGAGCAAATCTTAGCGGGGATGACGGCCGTTTGGCAAGGGGATCAACCGGAATGA
- a CDS encoding Na(+)/H(+) antiporter subunit B → MKVNDVILQTYTKAVAFIILIFSLYLFLAGHNQPGGGFIGGLMTSAALVLLYIAFDMKTVDNMIPIDFRKMVALGLTIAVFTGFGSFIFQVPFLTHSFGYFRLPLLGETELATAVMFDLGVYLTVVGGTMTIMLAIAEDDD, encoded by the coding sequence ATGAAGGTGAACGATGTTATTTTACAAACGTATACGAAAGCGGTCGCTTTTATCATCCTTATTTTCTCCCTTTACTTGTTCTTGGCGGGACACAATCAACCAGGGGGCGGGTTTATCGGGGGCTTAATGACCAGCGCGGCGCTCGTTCTACTTTATATTGCGTTTGATATGAAAACGGTTGACAACATGATTCCCATCGATTTTAGAAAAATGGTTGCGCTCGGCTTGACGATTGCCGTTTTTACAGGATTCGGTTCGTTTATTTTTCAAGTTCCGTTCTTAACCCATTCATTCGGCTACTTCCGCTTGCCGCTATTAGGCGAGACCGAGTTGGCGACGGCGGTGATGTTCGATCTTGGAGTTTATCTGACGGTGGTGGGGGGAACGATGACGATTATGTTGGCTATTGCGGAGGATGATGATTAA